A genomic stretch from Polaromonas hydrogenivorans includes:
- a CDS encoding IS6 family transposase — protein sequence MLATKGMRFSIDVILVCIRWYAAYPLSYRHLEEMMEERGVFVDHSSINRWAIRFLPLLEKVFRKHKRAVGGSWRMDETYIKVKGAWKYLYRAVDKEGKTVDFLLTARRDKAAALRFFEKAMKANGVPEKVTMDKSGANKAAMDEINARGETPVIVRQVKYLNNIVEQDHRAVKRVTKPMLNFKSFRSAKNVLAGIELMHMIRKGQFLLEGCIELSFADQFYALAGQIRPV from the coding sequence ATGCTGGCAACCAAAGGGATGCGATTTTCAATTGACGTGATTCTGGTATGCATCCGTTGGTACGCGGCTTATCCGTTGAGTTACCGCCATCTCGAGGAAATGATGGAGGAACGCGGCGTGTTTGTCGACCATTCCTCGATCAATCGCTGGGCAATCCGGTTTCTGCCCTTGCTTGAGAAAGTGTTCCGCAAGCACAAGCGCGCGGTGGGCGGCAGCTGGCGGATGGACGAAACCTATATCAAGGTCAAGGGCGCCTGGAAATATCTCTACCGCGCGGTGGACAAGGAAGGCAAGACAGTCGACTTCCTGCTGACGGCCAGGCGCGACAAGGCCGCAGCCCTGCGGTTCTTTGAAAAAGCCATGAAGGCCAACGGTGTTCCCGAGAAGGTCACGATGGACAAGAGCGGCGCCAACAAGGCGGCCATGGATGAGATCAATGCCCGAGGTGAAACACCGGTCATCGTGCGACAAGTGAAGTACCTCAACAACATCGTGGAGCAGGACCATCGCGCTGTCAAACGGGTCACCAAACCGATGCTCAACTTCAAGTCATTTCGATCGGCCAAAAATGTCCTGGCCGGCATCGAACTCATGCACATGATCCGCAAAGGTCAGTTCCTGCTGGAAGGCTGTATCGAGCTGTCTTTTGCCGACCAGTTTTATGCATTGGCAGGACAAATCCGTCCCGTTTGA